CACGCCCCAGCGCACCCCCGGTGCCGCCAGCGACCGCATCGAGGCTCGGGTCATCGGCACGCGCTTCGTAAATCAGCTGAGCGTCGGGGTTATTGCGCGGATCAGCGTCGAACATACCGTCGCGATCCGTCAGGATGACCAGCAGATCCGCTTCGACCAGGTTGGCCACCAGCGCCGCCAGCGTATCGTTGTCGCCGAAACGGATCTCGTCAGTGACCACGGTGTCATTTTCGTTGATCACCGGAATCACTTTCAGCTCGACCAGTGCACGCAAGGTGCTGCGGGCATTGAGGTAACGCTTGCGGTCGGAGAGGTCGTCGTGCGTCAGCAGAATCTGCGCTGTGTGCCGGCCATGCTCGGCAAAGCTCGATTCCCACGCCTGCACCAACCCCATCTGACCGATAGCCGCGGCCGCCTGGAGCTCGTGCATCGCACTGGGTCGTGCGATCCAGCCCAAACGGCTCATGCCGGCCGCCACCGCCCCGGAGGACACCAGCACCAACTCGACGCCCGCCTCATGCAGCGCCACCATTTGTTCGACCCAGACGCTCATTGCCGCGCGATCTAGCCCTTTGCCATCAGCTGTCAGCAAAGCGCTGCCGATCTTCACGACCCAACGCCGCGCACCTGTCACCTTGCTCCGCATCATCTTCAACCTTAGCTTGAGGGCAGCGCGACCCAGCGCCGCCCGTGAAGTTATTCGTGGTTATTCGTGATTAACAATCGATTTCCAGATACTAAAACGCCGCTCGATTGAGCGGCGTTCAAGTTTATCGCAACGGATCAGTCGCGCACGTAAATGATTTCCGGACCGTCTTCATCATCCACATCTTCTTCGTCCCAGTCATCGTCACCGATGTCATGGACCGACTTCACGCCGCTGCGACGCAGCGCACGCTTGTCATCCAGCGCCTGCAGTTGCGCGCGGGCTTCGTCTTCGATGCGCTGATCGAGATCAGCCAGCTCTTCCTTGTAAGCCGGGTCATTGGCCAGGCGATCGGCACGATCTTCCATGTAACGCATGATGTCGTGGCACAGACGCTCGGTACCGATCTTGGCGATCGCCGAGATCACGTAGACCGGACCAGTCCACTCAAGGCGATCAACGATTTCCTTGACGCGCTCTTCGTGATCCTCTTCAAGGATCTGGTCGCATTTGTTCAGCACCAGCCAGCGATCACGCTCGGCCAGGGACGGGCTGAATTTGATCAGCTCGTTGACGATGACTTCAGCGGCATCCGGTGCACTGGAATCATCCAGCGGCGCCATGTCGACGAGGTGCAGCAGCAAACGCGTGCGCGCCAGGTGCTTGAGGAAGCGAATCCCCAGACCAGCGCCGTCGGAAGCGCCTTCGATCAGACCCGGAATGTCGGCAACGACAAAGCTTTTCCAGCGATCGACACTGACCACGCCGAGGTTTGGCACCAGCGTGGTGAATGGGTAATCGGCGACTTTCGGCTTGGCGGCCGAGACCGAACGGATAAAGGTGCTTTTACCGGCGTTCGGCAAACCCAGCAGGCCGACGTCGGCCAGCACTTTCATTTCCAGCTTGAGGTCACGCTGCTCACCCGGCTTACCCGGAGTGGTCTGGCGTGGCGCGCGGTTGGTACTGGATTTGAAACGAGTGTTGCCCAGACCGTGCC
This window of the Pseudomonas fluorescens genome carries:
- the cgtA gene encoding Obg family GTPase CgtA, producing the protein MKFVDEVSIRVKAGDGGNGAMSFRREKFIENGGPNGGDGGDGGSIYMMADENLNTLVDYRYTRHFDAERGSNGGSTDCTGKKGEDLILRVPVGTTVIDSATQEVIGDLTKAGQKLMVVQGGWHGLGNTRFKSSTNRAPRQTTPGKPGEQRDLKLEMKVLADVGLLGLPNAGKSTFIRSVSAAKPKVADYPFTTLVPNLGVVSVDRWKSFVVADIPGLIEGASDGAGLGIRFLKHLARTRLLLHLVDMAPLDDSSAPDAAEVIVNELIKFSPSLAERDRWLVLNKCDQILEEDHEERVKEIVDRLEWTGPVYVISAIAKIGTERLCHDIMRYMEDRADRLANDPAYKEELADLDQRIEDEARAQLQALDDKRALRRSGVKSVHDIGDDDWDEEDVDDEDGPEIIYVRD
- the proB gene encoding glutamate 5-kinase, whose translation is MRSKVTGARRWVVKIGSALLTADGKGLDRAAMSVWVEQMVALHEAGVELVLVSSGAVAAGMSRLGWIARPSAMHELQAAAAIGQMGLVQAWESSFAEHGRHTAQILLTHDDLSDRKRYLNARSTLRALVELKVIPVINENDTVVTDEIRFGDNDTLAALVANLVEADLLVILTDRDGMFDADPRNNPDAQLIYEARADDPSLDAVAGGTGGALGRGGMQTKLRAARLAARSGAHTIIVGGRLERVLDRLKAGERIGTLLSPERGMLAARKQWLAGHLQTRGTLVLDDGAVSALSKGNKSLLPVGVKLVQGSFRRGEMVVCVAPDGREIARGLANYSALEAQKIIGQSSDAIVGVLGYMAEPELVHRDNLILV